The following coding sequences are from one Lipingzhangella halophila window:
- a CDS encoding class I SAM-dependent methyltransferase, whose product MITVDFTLLPVGPGNHVLDLGCGNGRHAFEVYRRGADVVAFDQNENDLAAVAAMLSAMRTEGEAPAGADADTVKGDALDMPFDDSSFDRVIAAEIFEHLPHDTAAMAEMYRVLRPGGIAAVTVPSWLPERLCWALSEDYHTAEGGHVRIYTRAELAAKLKATGFEIGPHHHAHALHAPYWWIKCAVGPDHDEHPLAKAYHRMLVWDLLHAPKPTRLAERALNPVMGKSVVVYVRKPARSGDNG is encoded by the coding sequence CTGATCACCGTTGACTTCACCCTGCTCCCCGTCGGACCGGGGAACCACGTCCTGGATCTCGGCTGCGGCAACGGCCGGCACGCCTTCGAGGTCTACCGCCGCGGCGCCGACGTGGTCGCCTTCGACCAGAACGAGAACGACCTCGCCGCCGTCGCGGCCATGCTCAGCGCGATGCGCACGGAGGGCGAGGCGCCCGCGGGCGCCGACGCCGACACCGTCAAGGGCGACGCGCTCGACATGCCGTTCGACGATTCGTCCTTCGACCGGGTGATCGCCGCCGAGATCTTCGAGCACCTCCCGCACGACACCGCGGCCATGGCCGAGATGTACCGCGTCCTGCGGCCCGGCGGAATCGCCGCCGTGACCGTGCCGAGCTGGTTGCCCGAGCGGCTGTGCTGGGCGCTCTCGGAGGACTACCACACGGCCGAAGGCGGGCATGTCCGCATCTACACCCGCGCCGAGCTCGCGGCCAAGCTCAAGGCGACCGGATTCGAGATCGGCCCGCACCACCACGCCCACGCGCTACACGCGCCCTACTGGTGGATCAAGTGCGCCGTGGGCCCGGACCACGACGAGCACCCGCTCGCCAAGGCCTACCACCGGATGCTGGTGTGGGACCTCCTGCACGCTCCCAAGCCAACCCGCCTTGCCGAACGTGCCCTCAACCCCGTTATGGGCAAGAGCGTCGTCGTCTACGTGCGCAAGCCCGCACGAAGCGGGGATAACGGATGA
- a CDS encoding flavin reductase family protein: protein MSAGSPRDPAGFVLAEFTETMGRFATGVTVVTVNDELDDVGSTVNAFSSVSAEPPMIMICMVNTSYLCEVIDTQGRFAVNVLSHQQRAIAGRFAAEGRPSARLLVAGEPHHRGEHTGALILDGAIAAMECSVVRCVPAGDHNVYLAEVTSLPPVGGLPAEMAPLVRYGGRYRGLG, encoded by the coding sequence ATGAGCGCCGGATCGCCACGCGACCCGGCGGGGTTCGTCCTCGCGGAGTTCACCGAGACAATGGGCCGGTTCGCCACCGGGGTGACCGTGGTGACGGTGAACGACGAGCTGGACGATGTCGGCAGCACGGTGAACGCGTTCTCCTCGGTTTCCGCCGAACCGCCGATGATCATGATCTGCATGGTCAACACCAGCTATCTCTGCGAGGTCATCGACACGCAAGGGCGCTTCGCCGTCAACGTGCTCAGCCACCAGCAGCGAGCCATAGCCGGACGGTTCGCCGCCGAGGGGCGCCCCAGCGCCCGGCTGTTGGTGGCCGGGGAGCCGCACCATCGGGGCGAGCACACGGGCGCGTTGATCCTCGACGGCGCGATCGCGGCCATGGAGTGCTCGGTGGTGCGGTGCGTTCCCGCCGGCGACCACAACGTCTACCTCGCCGAGGTGACGTCCCTGCCCCCGGTGGGTGGCCTGCCAGCGGAGATGGCGCCCCTGGTCCGCTACGGGGGGCGGTACCGCGGCCTGGGGTAA
- a CDS encoding glycosyltransferase family 4 protein — MPQPDRHSLRVALLSYRSKPHCGGQGIYVRHLSRELAALGHRVTVFSGQPYPVLDEGVHLEKIPSLDLYNDAAPFKTPPITQWRDWIDVLEVATMWTAGFPEPLTFSLRVRRELRERRAEFDVVHDNQTLGYGLLGVRDRGFPLVTTIHHPITVDRRIELEQATGWQRISKRRWYSFVGMQGRIARRLRPILVPSHSSAHDIVREFGTPRSALDVVPLGVDPRTYHPHPDVARTPGRLVCVASADSPMKGIATLLRATAKLATERDVSLTIVSKPKPGGPTDRLVDELCLRDRVTFASGMDDAALGRLLAGAEVAVVPSFYEGFSLPAVEAMACGTPLVASYAGALPEVVGDDGDAGLLVPPGDPEELATAIAGLLDDPAERARMGAAAWQRVQERFTWRAVAEATARRYAEAIGQVAASPADRSARL; from the coding sequence ATGCCGCAACCTGACCGCCACTCCTTGCGCGTTGCTCTGCTCTCCTACCGCAGCAAACCCCACTGCGGCGGACAGGGCATCTACGTCCGCCACCTCTCACGCGAGCTGGCGGCGCTCGGGCACCGTGTCACCGTGTTCTCCGGCCAGCCCTACCCGGTCCTCGACGAGGGCGTGCACCTGGAGAAGATCCCCAGCCTCGACCTGTACAACGACGCCGCCCCGTTCAAGACCCCTCCGATCACCCAGTGGCGCGACTGGATCGACGTCCTCGAAGTCGCGACGATGTGGACGGCGGGCTTCCCCGAACCCCTCACCTTCTCGCTGCGGGTGCGGCGCGAACTGCGCGAGCGGCGGGCCGAGTTCGACGTCGTCCACGACAACCAGACGCTGGGCTACGGCCTGCTCGGCGTCCGCGATCGCGGATTCCCGCTGGTGACCACGATCCACCACCCCATCACCGTCGACCGGCGTATCGAGCTGGAACAGGCCACGGGGTGGCAGCGGATCTCCAAGCGCCGCTGGTACAGCTTCGTAGGGATGCAGGGCCGGATCGCCCGCCGGCTGCGGCCGATCCTGGTGCCATCGCACTCGTCGGCGCACGACATCGTCCGGGAGTTCGGCACGCCGCGATCAGCGCTGGATGTCGTCCCGCTCGGCGTGGACCCCCGTACCTACCATCCGCACCCGGACGTCGCGCGGACCCCCGGCCGGCTCGTGTGCGTGGCGAGCGCCGACAGCCCGATGAAGGGCATCGCGACACTGCTGCGCGCCACGGCCAAGCTCGCCACCGAACGCGACGTCTCGCTGACCATTGTCAGCAAGCCCAAGCCCGGCGGCCCGACGGACCGGCTGGTCGATGAGCTGTGCCTGCGCGATCGGGTCACCTTCGCAAGCGGCATGGACGACGCCGCTCTCGGCCGGCTCCTGGCGGGGGCAGAGGTGGCGGTCGTCCCATCGTTCTACGAGGGCTTCTCCCTCCCCGCTGTCGAGGCCATGGCCTGCGGGACCCCGTTGGTCGCGAGTTACGCGGGAGCACTCCCCGAGGTCGTCGGGGACGACGGCGACGCGGGCCTGCTCGTACCCCCGGGCGACCCCGAGGAACTGGCGACGGCCATTGCCGGCCTCCTGGACGACCCCGCGGAACGGGCCCGTATGGGCGCGGCCGCCTGGCAACGGGTCCAGGAGCGGTTCACCTGGCGGGCGGTCGCCGAAGCGACCGCCCGCCGCTACGCCGAGGCGATCGGCCAGGTAGCCGCCAGCCCTGCTGACCGTAGCGCCCGGCTGTAA
- a CDS encoding MBL fold metallo-hydrolase, with the protein MRDMPSVEALGSGIWSLPVPIPDNPLGYTLTYLVESADGPILVDTGWPSDEGWNALTAGLDQIGVAITDVRGAVLTHFHPDHSGLAERLRAASGGWIAIHQADAAMLRRITDQRRTDRREFEVTQLQRAGAPATEIEAHETASPPFDTHIRADRELSHGELVDLPDRKLRVLWTPGHSPGHICLHLEDSGHLFTGDHILPRITPHVGLYPLDEDHDPLGRFLDSLSQINELGAAEALPAHERRFSDLAGRTSEIIAHHEERLDQLAAALGPEPATLWELSTILEWRRDWTQMRTATRRMAASETAAHLRLLERRGLAVCSTGTDGGTGTAAPAALRWRSTAGSAAVR; encoded by the coding sequence ATGCGCGATATGCCATCGGTGGAGGCTCTGGGCAGCGGCATATGGAGCCTGCCGGTCCCGATCCCCGACAATCCCCTTGGCTACACCCTGACATACCTGGTCGAGAGCGCGGACGGGCCCATTCTCGTGGACACCGGATGGCCCAGCGACGAAGGGTGGAACGCGCTCACCGCCGGCCTCGACCAGATCGGCGTGGCCATCACCGACGTGCGCGGCGCGGTCCTCACACACTTCCACCCCGATCACTCCGGGCTGGCCGAGCGGCTGCGCGCCGCATCGGGCGGGTGGATCGCGATCCACCAGGCCGATGCGGCCATGCTGCGCCGGATCACCGACCAACGCCGCACGGATCGGCGCGAGTTCGAGGTCACCCAGTTGCAACGTGCCGGCGCCCCGGCCACGGAGATCGAGGCGCACGAGACCGCCAGCCCTCCGTTCGACACACACATCCGGGCCGACCGCGAGCTCTCCCACGGCGAGCTGGTGGACCTACCCGACCGCAAACTGCGCGTGCTCTGGACGCCCGGCCACTCACCCGGGCACATCTGCCTGCATCTGGAGGACAGCGGGCACCTGTTCACCGGGGACCACATCCTGCCGCGGATCACCCCGCACGTGGGTCTCTATCCTCTCGACGAGGACCACGACCCTCTCGGCCGGTTCCTCGACTCGCTCAGCCAGATCAACGAGCTCGGAGCGGCCGAGGCGCTGCCGGCACACGAGCGGCGGTTCTCCGATCTCGCGGGCCGGACGAGCGAGATCATCGCGCACCACGAGGAACGCCTGGACCAGCTCGCGGCCGCCCTCGGGCCCGAACCCGCGACGCTGTGGGAGCTCTCCACCATCCTCGAATGGCGCAGGGACTGGACGCAGATGCGCACCGCCACCCGCCGTATGGCGGCTTCGGAGACGGCCGCCCACCTGCGCCTGCTGGAGCGCCGCGGACTGGCGGTGTGCTCCACCGGCACGGACGGCGGCACCGGCACGGCGGCACCCGCGGCGCTGCGTTGGCGCTCCACCGCCGGATCGGCCGCCGTGCGGTAA
- a CDS encoding NUDIX hydrolase — translation MHETKAGPPAPVAAHEVLAVIFQIRQRRLSVLLWRRARPPYEGMWVLPGGRIGATEGLDESIRRQLAQKVDVCDLTHLEQLETRGDPGRHPNGRTLATSYLGLVPAGTDPATPEDTTWHPASDLPPMGFDHAAMVHAGRRRLRAKLSYTNIGFALAPREFTMSELSGYYSAALGHDVAATNLRRVLLRRGQIEETGESVPSGRSGGRPAALFRFRARELEITDAFAVLRPPSRE, via the coding sequence GTGCACGAGACCAAGGCCGGGCCGCCGGCACCCGTCGCCGCACACGAAGTGCTGGCCGTTATCTTCCAGATTCGCCAGCGGCGGCTGAGTGTGCTGCTCTGGCGGCGTGCCCGCCCGCCGTACGAGGGGATGTGGGTGCTCCCGGGCGGGCGGATCGGCGCCACCGAAGGGCTCGACGAATCCATCCGGCGCCAGCTCGCCCAGAAAGTGGATGTGTGCGACCTCACCCACCTCGAACAGCTTGAGACCCGCGGCGACCCCGGCCGGCACCCCAACGGCCGCACCCTCGCCACCTCCTACCTCGGCCTGGTGCCCGCCGGCACCGACCCCGCCACCCCCGAGGACACCACCTGGCATCCGGCCTCCGACCTTCCACCCATGGGCTTCGACCACGCCGCGATGGTGCACGCGGGGCGCCGGAGGCTGCGGGCCAAGCTCTCCTACACCAACATCGGCTTCGCGCTGGCGCCCCGGGAGTTCACCATGTCCGAGCTGTCCGGGTACTACAGCGCCGCGCTCGGGCACGACGTCGCCGCCACCAACCTGCGCCGGGTCCTGCTGCGGCGCGGCCAGATCGAGGAGACGGGAGAGTCGGTTCCTTCGGGACGCTCCGGCGGGCGCCCGGCCGCGCTCTTCCGGTTCCGAGCGCGGGAACTGGAGATCACCGACGCGTTCGCGGTGCTGCGCCCGCCATCGCGGGAGTGA
- a CDS encoding sigma factor yields MATDPDGGPQPARAGAGLVAQLRQGEGYERLYNAYASQLYRYCWSLVGTDVASEAVYEAVLAAVQLLDQLDDHSDLRTWLFALARSACQRRGFSSETPYAQLATEPAERPVVEMALRLPPSHSELLELYLRHNLAPSQIARIHGLDPEITSELCRAAVRRAANVCAEFPEDDTGVDHHIRADHSSVSEVLALLEPPAPPEELRERTIHACADPAMAEERARIGATMTPMGADGFPLHRDRSELPGEGHDHELTSTAPTASADGGEETAIAASAPATAADAPTGTGGTTESEQASGPTQADGTQSRKGGRRRGHHRARRYRWPVSATSGLATVGVALALWGAALLAAGDPEETNSSDPPNYANQQPAAEGTGNPSTPPGDAPPEGGANSAPPGQEGDAGNAPGEPGRENASSPDPDNSASAAPDASAQEPSESPDAAAGEEPGEADAAGSEDESSDDDSEDAESEDDSEAAKGPISRLFDGLLNPDG; encoded by the coding sequence GTGGCGACGGATCCGGACGGCGGACCCCAACCCGCCCGCGCCGGCGCTGGGCTGGTCGCGCAACTGCGTCAAGGCGAGGGATACGAGCGCCTCTACAACGCCTACGCGTCGCAGCTCTACCGGTACTGCTGGTCCCTGGTTGGCACCGATGTTGCCAGCGAAGCCGTGTACGAAGCCGTGCTGGCGGCAGTGCAACTACTCGACCAGCTCGACGACCACTCCGACCTGCGTACGTGGCTCTTCGCGCTCGCCCGGAGCGCGTGCCAGCGGCGCGGCTTCAGCTCCGAGACGCCTTACGCCCAACTCGCCACGGAACCCGCCGAGCGGCCGGTGGTGGAGATGGCGCTGCGGCTGCCACCGAGCCACAGCGAGCTTCTGGAGCTGTACCTGCGGCACAACCTCGCCCCGTCGCAGATCGCGCGGATCCACGGGCTCGACCCCGAAATCACCAGCGAACTGTGCCGCGCCGCGGTTCGCCGCGCGGCCAACGTCTGTGCGGAATTCCCGGAGGACGACACCGGGGTCGACCACCACATCCGCGCTGACCACTCCAGCGTCAGCGAGGTCCTGGCACTACTCGAACCGCCCGCACCGCCCGAGGAGCTACGCGAGCGGACAATCCACGCCTGCGCCGACCCCGCGATGGCCGAGGAGCGCGCGCGGATCGGTGCCACGATGACGCCTATGGGCGCCGATGGTTTCCCGTTGCATAGGGACCGCTCCGAGCTCCCCGGCGAGGGCCACGACCACGAACTCACCAGCACCGCCCCGACCGCGTCCGCCGATGGCGGCGAGGAGACCGCCATCGCCGCATCCGCCCCGGCCACCGCGGCCGATGCGCCCACCGGCACTGGCGGTACCACCGAGAGCGAGCAGGCCTCCGGCCCGACACAAGCGGACGGGACGCAGAGCAGGAAAGGCGGCCGGCGACGCGGCCACCACCGCGCCCGCCGGTATCGCTGGCCGGTCTCGGCCACATCCGGATTGGCCACGGTCGGGGTCGCGCTGGCCCTCTGGGGGGCCGCGCTTCTCGCGGCCGGAGATCCCGAGGAAACCAACTCCTCCGACCCGCCCAACTACGCCAACCAGCAGCCCGCAGCCGAAGGCACGGGCAACCCCAGTACTCCCCCGGGCGACGCCCCGCCCGAAGGCGGCGCGAATTCCGCACCGCCAGGGCAGGAAGGCGACGCCGGCAATGCGCCCGGAGAGCCCGGGAGGGAGAACGCGTCCTCTCCCGATCCGGACAACAGCGCCAGCGCGGCCCCCGATGCTTCGGCACAGGAACCCAGCGAATCCCCGGACGCCGCGGCGGGGGAGGAGCCCGGCGAGGCCGATGCGGCGGGCTCCGAGGACGAGTCCTCGGACGACGACAGCGAGGACGCCGAGTCCGAAGATGACTCCGAGGCCGCCAAGGGTCCCATTTCCCGGCTGTTCGACGGCCTCCTCAACCCGGATGGCTAA
- the sppA gene encoding signal peptide peptidase SppA: MVDAAKLIEPLSQLRHRRGTSVILELDLTEGLSDDSLADPVSQLIAKRRQRLPDIVEGIRRGAQDPRVRGLIARIDGKPLGFAQVQELRRTIAAFRAAGKPAVAYSESFGEVGPGTVPYYLATAFDEIALLPTGTLGLTGVSVSATFLRDTVDKIGVQYEVGARHEYKTAVNTFTERGLTEPHREATGRIVESLNEQITQGIAERRGLTPEQVRALTDRGPFLATEALSEGLVDRLAYRDEVYTDLLNRFRTPESGGDTPHLQFVSRYQRRHALAARVPSAQREDYIGLIPATGMIITGRSRRAPIGGPVIGSDTLAAAFRAARRDPRVRAVVFRVDSRGGSPVASDIIRREVQLTSEAGTPVIATMGDVAGSGGYYITLGADAIVAHPGTLTGSIGVYMGKAVLAGLLGKLGINTESVDSGEHSAMFNSDRQFSDSEWQRIDAMLDHVYDDFTSKVAEARGMTREQVHDLARGRVWTGSDAREGGLVDQLGGLDTAVRMAREKAGLPVSASVRPYPQMHPLERMRPAESSEDRTAAARVQFDAWGPLAGLSARLGLPAGGPMSMPGTWEIR; encoded by the coding sequence ATGGTGGATGCCGCGAAGCTCATTGAGCCACTGTCCCAGCTCCGCCACCGGCGGGGCACCTCCGTGATCCTGGAGCTCGACCTCACCGAAGGGCTGTCCGACGACTCCCTCGCCGACCCCGTCTCCCAGCTCATAGCCAAACGCCGGCAGCGTCTCCCGGACATCGTCGAGGGCATCCGCCGCGGCGCGCAGGATCCGCGGGTCCGCGGCCTGATCGCCCGGATCGACGGCAAGCCCTTGGGATTCGCACAGGTGCAGGAGCTGCGCCGGACTATCGCCGCGTTCCGCGCGGCGGGCAAGCCCGCGGTCGCCTACAGCGAGTCCTTCGGCGAGGTCGGCCCCGGCACGGTGCCCTACTACCTTGCCACGGCGTTCGACGAGATCGCCCTGCTGCCGACTGGAACGCTCGGCCTCACCGGGGTCAGCGTCAGCGCGACGTTCCTCCGCGACACCGTCGACAAGATCGGGGTGCAATACGAGGTCGGCGCGCGGCACGAGTACAAGACCGCCGTCAACACGTTCACCGAGCGCGGGCTCACCGAGCCGCACCGCGAGGCCACAGGGCGCATCGTCGAGTCCCTCAACGAGCAGATCACCCAGGGCATCGCGGAACGGCGCGGGTTGACCCCCGAGCAGGTCCGCGCGCTCACGGACCGCGGGCCGTTCCTCGCCACCGAGGCGCTGTCCGAAGGGCTGGTCGACCGGCTGGCGTACCGCGACGAGGTCTACACCGACCTGCTCAACCGGTTCCGCACTCCGGAGAGCGGCGGGGACACGCCGCACCTGCAGTTCGTCTCCCGCTACCAGCGCCGCCACGCCTTGGCCGCCCGGGTTCCCTCCGCGCAGCGCGAGGACTACATCGGACTCATCCCCGCCACCGGCATGATTATCACCGGACGCAGCCGCCGCGCCCCGATCGGCGGGCCGGTGATCGGCTCCGACACCCTGGCGGCGGCGTTCCGCGCGGCCCGGCGCGACCCGCGCGTGCGCGCGGTCGTCTTCCGGGTGGACAGCCGCGGCGGTTCGCCGGTGGCCTCCGACATCATCCGCCGCGAGGTTCAGCTGACCAGCGAGGCCGGCACACCGGTGATCGCGACGATGGGCGACGTCGCCGGGTCCGGCGGGTACTACATCACGCTTGGCGCGGACGCGATCGTCGCCCACCCGGGAACGCTCACCGGATCCATCGGGGTGTACATGGGCAAGGCGGTCCTGGCCGGCCTGCTCGGCAAGCTCGGGATCAACACGGAGTCCGTCGACAGCGGCGAGCACTCGGCCATGTTCAACAGCGACCGCCAGTTCAGCGACTCCGAGTGGCAGCGCATCGACGCGATGCTCGACCACGTCTACGACGACTTCACGAGCAAGGTCGCCGAGGCGCGCGGCATGACGCGCGAGCAGGTGCACGATCTGGCGCGCGGGCGGGTGTGGACCGGCAGTGACGCCCGCGAAGGCGGCCTCGTCGACCAGCTCGGCGGCCTGGACACCGCCGTGCGGATGGCGCGGGAGAAAGCCGGGCTGCCCGTCAGCGCGAGTGTGCGCCCGTACCCGCAGATGCACCCGCTCGAACGGATGAGGCCCGCGGAGTCCAGCGAGGACCGCACCGCGGCCGCACGGGTCCAGTTCGACGCGTGGGGACCGCTCGCGGGGCTCTCGGCCAGGCTGGGACTGCCGGCCGGCGGGCCGATGTCCATGCCGGGAACCTGGGAGATCCGATGA
- a CDS encoding TetR family transcriptional regulator — MAVQAPIGMRSRSQSQRRKRIVQTAAALALRGGVEAMQMRTVAERAGVALGTLYRYFPSKMELVVAVVTEELDLLERSIVRRPPSAETASGRTVDVLMRATRGLMREPELADALVRSLVMAEVKGELGKRVTDLLWSVATRALPVVEDEEQSEPDRESDEYVLVSSLASIWFFEVLEILKGQRDIEEARRRLEIAAEPLLAGF, encoded by the coding sequence GTGGCGGTCCAGGCGCCGATCGGAATGCGGTCACGAAGCCAAAGCCAGCGCCGCAAACGGATCGTGCAGACAGCGGCGGCCCTGGCGCTGCGCGGCGGGGTGGAGGCCATGCAGATGCGGACCGTGGCCGAACGCGCCGGTGTCGCACTGGGCACGCTCTACCGGTACTTCCCCTCGAAGATGGAGCTCGTGGTGGCCGTGGTCACCGAGGAGCTCGACCTGCTGGAGCGGAGCATCGTCCGGCGTCCGCCGAGCGCCGAGACCGCGTCCGGGCGCACGGTTGACGTGCTCATGCGTGCCACGCGCGGGTTGATGCGGGAGCCGGAGCTCGCCGACGCCCTGGTCCGCTCGCTGGTCATGGCCGAGGTCAAGGGGGAGCTCGGGAAGCGGGTGACCGACCTGCTGTGGTCCGTCGCCACCCGCGCACTTCCGGTGGTGGAGGACGAGGAGCAGTCGGAGCCCGACCGCGAAAGCGACGAGTACGTGCTCGTCAGTTCGCTGGCGAGTATCTGGTTCTTCGAGGTGCTGGAGATTCTCAAGGGGCAGCGCGACATCGAGGAGGCCCGCCGCCGTTTGGAGATCGCGGCCGAGCCGTTGCTCGCCGGTTTCTGA
- a CDS encoding HAD family hydrolase has product MTIRSVVFDVGETLVDETRIFTRWADRLGIPRLTFFGIIGGVLAEGRELTDAFTTVRPGFDLATESAAWRTEEPGSRREHFGPEDLYSDVRPALDALRDAGLGVLIAGNQPSEAGRELLAMDLPVDGVHVSEDWGVAKPDPAFFERVRATAGVPAGEILYVGDRLDNDVDPAKAAGMRAALVRRGILGYLHAERSGAERADVVIDNLTELPAWIKDSA; this is encoded by the coding sequence GTGACGATTCGTAGTGTGGTGTTCGACGTTGGCGAGACCCTGGTCGACGAAACGCGCATCTTCACGCGCTGGGCCGACCGGCTCGGGATCCCGCGGCTGACCTTCTTCGGGATCATCGGGGGCGTACTCGCCGAGGGGCGCGAGCTGACCGACGCCTTCACCACCGTCAGGCCCGGCTTCGACCTGGCCACCGAGTCTGCCGCGTGGCGCACCGAGGAGCCCGGGTCACGCCGGGAGCACTTCGGTCCCGAGGACCTGTACTCCGACGTCCGCCCCGCCCTGGACGCGTTGCGCGACGCCGGGCTCGGGGTGCTGATCGCCGGCAACCAGCCGTCCGAGGCGGGCCGGGAACTGCTGGCCATGGATCTGCCCGTTGACGGCGTCCACGTCTCCGAGGACTGGGGCGTGGCCAAGCCCGATCCCGCGTTCTTCGAGCGCGTGCGGGCCACGGCGGGCGTGCCGGCCGGGGAGATCCTCTACGTCGGCGACCGGCTGGACAACGACGTCGACCCGGCAAAGGCCGCGGGCATGCGGGCGGCGCTGGTGCGGCGCGGGATACTGGGCTACCTGCACGCGGAACGTTCCGGTGCCGAACGCGCCGACGTGGTTATCGACAACCTCACTGAGCTGCCAGCATGGATCAAGGACAGCGCCTGA
- a CDS encoding ABC transporter substrate-binding protein, protein MRIPIRLTAAGVPILLVLSACMGTDSLGGEEEGGSGGDRSRVVVGSTGTPESALLAEIYAQAIEATGERVRTDHGIGSREDYFREVERGRLTLVPEYNGAVLAHLDPESEPADTERTDERVNEELPVGMEILGSTPAESVTAVTVTRATAERDDLASIADLSGVAGDLVFGGQPEFESGPRGLAGLEERYDLAFAEYRPMGAREVPEALAADDIQAAPIRTADAAIAEHDLVPLEDPEDHFGAGNMVPLVHGDSVDGPAREALDAASAELDSTEDLRELNEQVGSGGEAPDAVAADWLESAGLD, encoded by the coding sequence ATGCGCATCCCGATCCGGCTCACGGCCGCGGGCGTTCCCATCCTGCTGGTGCTGAGCGCCTGCATGGGCACCGACTCCCTTGGCGGCGAGGAAGAGGGCGGCTCCGGGGGCGACCGCTCCAGGGTCGTGGTCGGCTCGACCGGCACCCCCGAAAGCGCCCTGCTCGCCGAGATCTACGCCCAGGCCATCGAGGCCACGGGGGAACGCGTGCGTACCGACCACGGCATCGGGAGCCGGGAGGACTATTTCAGAGAGGTCGAGCGCGGCCGCCTCACCCTGGTACCCGAGTACAACGGCGCCGTTCTGGCGCACCTCGATCCGGAGTCCGAGCCAGCGGACACCGAGCGCACCGACGAGCGGGTGAACGAGGAACTTCCGGTGGGCATGGAGATCCTCGGCTCCACGCCGGCGGAGAGCGTCACCGCGGTCACCGTCACCCGCGCCACCGCCGAACGCGACGACCTGGCCAGTATCGCCGACCTGAGCGGTGTCGCCGGCGACCTGGTGTTCGGCGGGCAGCCCGAGTTCGAGAGCGGCCCGAGAGGGCTGGCCGGCCTGGAGGAACGCTACGACCTGGCGTTCGCCGAGTACCGCCCGATGGGTGCGCGCGAGGTTCCGGAGGCGCTCGCCGCGGACGACATCCAGGCGGCACCCATCCGCACCGCGGACGCGGCCATCGCCGAGCACGACCTGGTTCCCCTGGAGGACCCCGAGGACCACTTCGGCGCCGGCAACATGGTCCCGCTGGTGCACGGTGACAGCGTCGACGGCCCGGCGCGCGAGGCGCTCGACGCCGCCTCCGCTGAGCTGGACAGCACCGAGGATCTCCGCGAGCTCAACGAGCAGGTCGGCTCCGGCGGGGAGGCACCCGACGCCGTGGCCGCCGACTGGCTGGAGTCGGCGGGTCTCGACTAG
- the nadA gene encoding quinolinate synthase NadA has product MPTVTSADSMTRHEWAAEVRRLARERDAVILAHNYQRPEIQDVADHTGDSLGLSRLASTVEASTIVFCGVHFMAETAKILSPEKTVLIPDPRAGCSLADTITAEDVRAWRAEHPGAVVVAYVNTTAAVKAETDICCTSSNAADVVRSVPEDTDILFLPDQFLGAHVKRITGRDNIHIWMGECHVHAGIDGGTLRERVAAEPDAELYVHPECGCSTSALYLVGAGTVPEERVRVLSTGGMLSAAKESTADKVLIATETGMLHQLRGANTTTEFEPVNSRAECHYMKMITADKLLNALRTGTAEITVPEDMAARARKSVERMVEIGSPSRGGE; this is encoded by the coding sequence ATGCCAACGGTCACCTCAGCGGACTCCATGACGCGGCACGAATGGGCCGCCGAGGTCCGCCGCCTGGCACGCGAGCGTGACGCCGTCATCCTCGCGCACAACTACCAGCGCCCTGAGATCCAGGACGTCGCCGACCACACCGGGGACTCGCTCGGTCTGTCGCGCCTGGCGAGCACCGTGGAGGCGAGCACGATCGTCTTCTGCGGCGTGCACTTCATGGCGGAGACGGCCAAGATCCTCTCCCCGGAGAAGACCGTACTGATCCCGGATCCCAGAGCCGGCTGTTCCCTCGCCGACACGATCACGGCCGAGGACGTGCGCGCGTGGCGCGCCGAGCACCCGGGCGCTGTTGTCGTCGCCTATGTCAACACCACAGCGGCGGTAAAGGCCGAGACCGACATCTGCTGCACCTCCTCCAACGCGGCCGATGTCGTCCGGTCGGTTCCCGAGGACACCGACATCCTGTTCCTGCCGGACCAGTTCCTCGGCGCGCACGTCAAGCGCATCACCGGGCGCGACAACATCCACATCTGGATGGGGGAGTGCCACGTGCACGCGGGCATCGACGGCGGGACCCTGCGCGAACGCGTTGCCGCTGAACCCGATGCCGAGCTCTACGTGCACCCGGAGTGCGGCTGCTCGACGTCAGCCCTGTATCTGGTGGGGGCGGGCACCGTCCCGGAGGAGCGGGTGCGGGTGCTCTCAACCGGCGGCATGCTCTCAGCCGCCAAGGAGTCGACGGCCGACAAGGTCCTCATCGCCACCGAGACCGGCATGCTGCACCAACTGCGCGGCGCCAACACGACCACCGAGTTCGAGCCGGTCAACTCACGCGCCGAGTGCCACTACATGAAGATGATCACTGCCGACAAGCTGCTGAACGCGCTGCGAACCGGGACGGCGGAGATCACCGTCCCCGAGGACATGGCCGCGCGGGCCCGGAAGTCGGTGGAGCGCATGGTCGAGATCGGGAGCCCGTCGCGCGGCGGTGAGTGA